A genomic stretch from Helianthus annuus cultivar XRQ/B chromosome 1, HanXRQr2.0-SUNRISE, whole genome shotgun sequence includes:
- the LOC110939928 gene encoding protein STRICTOSIDINE SYNTHASE-LIKE 13 produces MEKKTRLEHEDGRLQQHLVLLSAVVLGFVIMDPFKMSPVGEHDFTPVKHDIAPYDQVMASWPHDNLSRLGLGNLEHVDQVFGPESLEFDPLGNGPYSGLADGRIVKWSGEDRGWETFALVSQKWSKKVCATGKDSTTYKQWKNEEICGRPLGLRFDKSTGNLYIADAYHGLMMVGPDGGLAQPLTTQIDGKRILFANDLDIHTNGSIYFTDTSMKYNRVDHFFIMLEGESTGRLLRYDPPTKSTHVVLDGLAFPNGVQLSKDQSFLLYTETTNCRLMKLWIDGEKKGKVELVANLPGFPDNIRINEKGQFWVAIDCCRTKAQEVLINNPWMRSVYFRLPFRMQHLARAMGMKMYSVISLFDDKGQILDVLDDKQGVVMKLVSEVREAKGMLWIGTVAHNHIATLPYPG; encoded by the exons ATGGAGAAGAAAACCAGATTAGAACATGAAGATGGTCGCTTGCAACAACATTTGGTTCTTCTCAGTGCTGTTGTTTTAGGGTTTGTGATCATGGATCCTTTTAAAATGAGTCCGGTTGGTGAACATGATTTCACACCGGTGAAACATGATATTGCGCCTTATGACCAAGTGATGGCGAGTTGGCCCCATGACAATCTTAGTCGGCTAGGACTTGGGAACTTAGAGCATGTGGATCAAGTGTTTGGACCCGAGTCATTGGAGTTTGATCCCTTGGGAAATGGACCCTATAGTGGCTTAGCTGACGGTCGGATCGTGAAATGGTCAGGTGAAGATCGAGGATGGGAGACATTCGCTCTCGTCTCGCAAAAGTG GTCCAAAAAAGTATGCGCGACAGGAAAAGACTCGACGACATACAAGCAATGGAAAAACGAGGAGATATGTGGGCGGCCGCTTGGATTGAGGTTTGACAAAAGTACTGGAAATTTGTACATAGCTGATGCATATCACGGACTTATGATGGTTGGTCCAGACGGTGGATTGGCCCAACCGTTGACCACCCAGATTGACGGGAAGCGAATACTCTTTGCAAATGACCTTGACATTCATACCAATGGTTCCATCTACTTTACAGACACCAGCATGAAGTACAATAGAGT GGACCACTTCTTTATAATGTTGGAAGGAGAGTCAACTGGAAGACTCCTTAGATATGACCCTCCTACAAAGTCAACTCATGTTGTATTAGATGGCTTGGCTTTCCCAAATGGAGTTCAACTGTCTAAGGACCAGTCATTTCTTTTATACACAGAAACTACCAATTGCAG GCTAATGAAACTATGGATCGACGGCGAAAAGAAGGGAAAGGTTGAGCTTGTGGCGAACCTGCCCGGGTTTCCTGACAACATAAGAATAAACGAAAAGGGCCAATTTTGGGTGGCTATTGATTGTTGCAGGACTAAAGCTCAAGAAGTCTTGATAAACAACCCTTGGATGAGGAGTGTGTATTTTCGGTTACCTTTTAGGATGCAACATTTGGCTCGCGCTATGGGAATGAAGATGTATTCGGTGATTTCCCTTTTCGACGACAAAGGGCAGATTTTGGATGTTCTCGACGATAAGCAAGGCGTCGTGATGAAGTTAGTTAGTGAAGTTAGGGAAGCAAAAGGGATGTTGTGGATTGGTACTGTGGCTCATAATCACATTGCTACTCTACCTTACCCTGGATGA